The following nucleotide sequence is from Acidimicrobiia bacterium.
TGTCCCGGTTCGCTCCTGAACAATCGAGCGAATGGTATGAACGAACCGCCAGATGTCCATGGCTTTCGCTCCCGGTTCGGCGATCATGAAGTTGGCATGGATCTCCGAGATCCGGACCGGCCCGACCCGAGTTCCCTTGAGTCCGAGCATGTCGATGAGTTGCCCTGCTGGCGAGCCTTGCGGCGGGTTCTTGAAGACGCTTCCGGCGTTGAGGGCTCCGCTTGGTTGATGGTTCCGTCGCCATCGTGTGATGTCGCGCAACTCACGATCGAGGGTTCCGACATCGCCATCGGTGGTGGCGAAGGTCGCCTGCACGACGATGTCGGTGTCATCGAGATTCGATGAGCGATAGCCAAGGGCCAACTCGCCCGCCGTTCGGTTGCGGGCCTCGCCGGTGCGCGTGTCGACAAGCACGACCGATCGAAGAACCGCAACCGTATCGGAGCCGTGGCCTCCCGCGTTCATCCGAACGGCACCCCCGACCGAGCCCGGTATCCCCAGATAGAAGCCGAGGCCCGCCCTCCCCCTCGCAGCCGCCGCACGAGCAAGACGCGGGAGAAGAACCGCGCCGCCAGCAACCACCGTTCCATCGTCGCGGATCTCGATCGCCGAGAACGACGCGCCGAGCCGAATGACCAGACCGTCGATTCCGTCGTCCGAAATGACCACATTGGATCCCCTTCCGATGGTGACGATCTCGATGCCGGCAGGGGTCGCCGCCAGGATCGAACGCAGTGTTTCGAGGTCGTGTGGTTCGGCGAACAGCGATGCTCGACCGCCGACCTTGTAGGTCGTCATTGGGGCGAGGTCGACATCGGTACGGACCTCGATGTGGTCGATCGTCACGAGCCGACCCCGATTCGTGTGACGATGTCGTCGACGATTGCGTTGATGTCCCCCGCACCGAGGAGCAGCAAGGTATCACCTCGGCGGAGCATCGGTTCGAGTCGGTCCGCGACATCTGCCACCTTCGGAACATACGATGCAGTGCCCCCCGCCGCCTCCACGGCATCGGCGACGATCCGCCCGGAGACTCCGATGATCGGGGGCTCCCCCGCCGGGTACACATCGGTCACGATCACGCGGTCCGCCATGGCGAGCGGAACGCCAAAAAGCGGGGCGAGATCTGCAGTGCGGGAATAGCGGTGCGGCTGGAATACCGCGATCACCGCGCCGTCGGTTCCCTGTCGTGCGGCACTGATCGTCGCCGCGACCTCGGTGGGATGGTGGGCATAGTCGTCGACGATCGTGACACCACCGAGCTGTGCAGCGATCTCGTAGCGACGCCGAACACCGGAGAAATCGACGAGTCCCTCTGCAGCTGCGGCGGCATCGTGGCCGAGCGCTTCGACCATGGCGAGGACGCCGGTCGTGTTCGCGGCGAGGTGCCGGCCCGGTTTTGGCAGCGTGACCGGTATCGCGCGGCGGTCCGGTCCCGTAACCGTGAAGTGGGAGGTGCCGCCGTCGTTCCTCGGCTCCGTGACAACCCAGTCCGCGGAGTGGTCGAACCCGTAGGTGGTGAGAGCGGTCCGTTGGGCAAGACGCCGCACGCCTGGGTCGTCGATACAGCCGATCCGCGGCCCTTCGACCCCGCCGACAACCTGGAAGAAGGCGTCTTCGAGCGCCGCGAGGGTGCCGTAGTGGTCAAGGTGGTCCGACTCGATGTTGGTTACGAGCACGGAGTCGAGGGTCAGATGACGAAAGGTTCCGAACGCTTCGTCGGCTTCGAGAACGAACCGGGTCCGGTCGGAGAGATGTGCACCGGTGTTGAGGCCGACGAGTTCACCGCCAACGAGGAACGACGGGTCGAGCCCGATGGCCCGCATCGCGGTGACAAGGAGCGCCGTCGATGTCGTCTTTCCGTGAGTTCCTGCAACGCCGGTGGTCGGCATGGAGGATGTCAGCGCCCCGAGCAGCATCGGCCGTCGCCAGACGGGAATGCCATTCGACCGCGCAGCAACGATCTCGGGATCGGACTCGGGGACAGCCGACGAAGCCACCACGAGGTCCAATTGGTCGATCCGGTCCGGAGCATGGCCGATCCATGTGTCGATGTCGAGATCGACCAACGCATCGAGCATCCTCGCGGGTTTCAGATCCGAGCCCGTGACACGGTGGCCACGCTGATGGAGGAGTTTCGCGAGGCCAGACATGCCTGCTCCCCCGGCGCCGATGATGTGAATTCGTTCAGGGATCAGGTCAGCCACGGATCAGCTCCAGGACTCGTTTGGCGATCTGTTCGGCGGCGTCGAGGTGGGCTATGGCCCGTGCGCGTTCAGCCATGTCGAATCGTCGCCCTTCGTCAGGCATCAAAGCAAACACGGCTTCGACAATCGAAGATCCATCGGCCTGGTCCATGACGAGCGCGCCGCCCACTCGTTCGAGCTCGGCGGCATTGCGCTCCTGATAGCGCCTGCCAGCCGGAAGAGGAACCACGATCGCTGGCGTACCGGTTGCTTCCAACTCGGCAATCGTCATCGCCCCTGCCCTCGACACGACGAGATCGGCAATCGCATAGAGCCTGGTCATGTCGTCTTCGAATGCGCGTACGATCCAAGTCGGATCGTCCGCCGCGGTCCTCGCGAGGGCGTCGAGGTGGTCCCTCCCGCAGAGGTGAATGATCGTGAAATCTCGACGCTCATCGGTCGCGATCCGCTCTGCGATGTCGTTGAGCGCCGAAGCCCCGAGACTGCCGCCGACGATCCCGAGAACCTTTGATGTGCCGTCGAGACCGAAGTGTTGGAGGCCGACGGGGGTAAGCGACGCGCGGTCGAAGTCCGAGAATGCCTTGCGAAGCGGGTTGCCGACCACGATCCCTTGCTTGAGCTT
It contains:
- the murB gene encoding UDP-N-acetylmuramate dehydrogenase → MTIDHIEVRTDVDLAPMTTYKVGGRASLFAEPHDLETLRSILAATPAGIEIVTIGRGSNVVISDDGIDGLVIRLGASFSAIEIRDDGTVVAGGAVLLPRLARAAAARGRAGLGFYLGIPGSVGGAVRMNAGGHGSDTVAVLRSVVLVDTRTGEARNRTAGELALGYRSSNLDDTDIVVQATFATTDGDVGTLDRELRDITRWRRNHQPSGALNAGSVFKNPPQGSPAGQLIDMLGLKGTRVGPVRISEIHANFMIAEPGAKAMDIWRFVHTIRSIVQERTGTELEPEIRFLGVFEERTPS
- a CDS encoding UDP-N-acetylglucosamine--N-acetylmuramyl-(pentapeptide) pyrophosphoryl-undecaprenol N-acetylglucosamine transferase is translated as MRVGIAAAGSGGHVFPALAVADALRGMGLSHDDIVFFGGNRMEATTVPEAGYRFIELDIHGMRRSLSSDNLRLALKVRKAARVIESVVSMLDIGVMLAFGGYVSGPAAQAANRASIPLAIHEANAVPGIANRMVAGRADLVMVGCEEARGKLKQGIVVGNPLRKAFSDFDRASLTPVGLQHFGLDGTSKVLGIVGGSLGASALNDIAERIATDERRDFTIIHLCGRDHLDALARTAADDPTWIVRAFEDDMTRLYAIADLVVSRAGAMTIAELEATGTPAIVVPLPAGRRYQERNAAELERVGGALVMDQADGSSIVEAVFALMPDEGRRFDMAERARAIAHLDAAEQIAKRVLELIRG
- the murC gene encoding UDP-N-acetylmuramate--L-alanine ligase, which produces MADLIPERIHIIGAGGAGMSGLAKLLHQRGHRVTGSDLKPARMLDALVDLDIDTWIGHAPDRIDQLDLVVASSAVPESDPEIVAARSNGIPVWRRPMLLGALTSSMPTTGVAGTHGKTTSTALLVTAMRAIGLDPSFLVGGELVGLNTGAHLSDRTRFVLEADEAFGTFRHLTLDSVLVTNIESDHLDHYGTLAALEDAFFQVVGGVEGPRIGCIDDPGVRRLAQRTALTTYGFDHSADWVVTEPRNDGGTSHFTVTGPDRRAIPVTLPKPGRHLAANTTGVLAMVEALGHDAAAAAEGLVDFSGVRRRYEIAAQLGGVTIVDDYAHHPTEVAATISAARQGTDGAVIAVFQPHRYSRTADLAPLFGVPLAMADRVIVTDVYPAGEPPIIGVSGRIVADAVEAAGGTASYVPKVADVADRLEPMLRRGDTLLLLGAGDINAIVDDIVTRIGVGS